In Aegilops tauschii subsp. strangulata cultivar AL8/78 chromosome 3, Aet v6.0, whole genome shotgun sequence, one genomic interval encodes:
- the LOC109752382 gene encoding uncharacterized protein: protein MKILNKTANNALAHVQRSKKASHNLDLKAKAIPEEEEEEEEEEEEEEEEEEEEESCPEDTKYAYHEHMALASRQFWGNKRNSRLNFSKNNSSGSEGKQCVRTCYNCGNVSHFVMDFPYEKREDNGGKLSHKDKAKSFPNKNNFTKKVTRKGLVAHEEYIFDDDDDDASGEGMATTSMAIATSSPTKVSLFHPPNKNLIPMCLMAKGINKKAL from the exons ATGAAGATCTTGAACAAGACCGCCAACAACGCTCTAGCTCATGTCCAACGGTCAAAGAAAGCCTCACACAATCTAGATTTGAAGGCCAAGGCAATtccggaagaagaagaagaagaagaagaagaagaagaagaagaagaagaagaagaggaagaagaagagagttgCCCCGAAGACACCAAATATGCTTACCACGAGCACATGGCTCTTGCATCAAGGCAATTTTGGGGCAACAAGAGAAACTCAAGGCTCAACTTCtccaagaacaactcaagtggctcCGAGGGCAAGCAATGCGTGAGAACATGCtacaattgtggcaatgtgagtcaCTTTGTGATGGATTTCCcctacgagaagagggaagacaatggtggcaagcttagtcacaaagacaaggccaagtccttccccaacaagaacaacttcaccaagaaggtGACACGAAAGGGGTTGGTTGCACATGAAGAGTACATcttcgatgatgatgatgatgatgcaagTGGCGAAGGAATGGCGACGACCTCCATGGCCATTGCCACCTCTTCCCCAACCAAGGTGTCACTCTTTCACCCTCCCAACAAGAACCTCATCCCCatgtgcctcatggctaaaggcATCAAcaag AAGGCACTTTGA